The sequence below is a genomic window from Elusimicrobiota bacterium.
CCATTAACGTTCTAGGTCAAACGACCTTCACCTCGGGGTCCGCCGCCCGCACCCAAGGACGACTCTCCTCCCCATTTGGGATTTCCTTTGATAACGGGACCCAGCGACTTTTCGTGGGAGATTACGCCAACCATCGAACCATGATCTTTGATGTGGCCGTCATCACTGATGGAGAGAACGGGGTGAACGTTCTTGGACAACCCGATTTCACTTCAGGAACCCCGACCACCACACAAAATGGTCTTTACAATCCATATGGGAATGCGTTAGACAAGGAAGGCAAAATCCTGTATGTCGCCGATCTCAGGAACAATAGAATCCTTTCTTTTGATGTATCAACCACCACCATCGTGAATGGATCAAACGCGGTCAATGTGGTGGGCCAAACGGACGGAACAGGAGGACCCGTTTACACGACACAAAATATTTTTGATGGGGTAGCTCAAAATGGATTTCGGTGGGAATACGACATAGCCATTGATACCTCCGGGCATCGCTTGTTTGTAGCAGACTACACGAGTCATCGGGTCCTGGTGTACAACTTGGACACCAACAATACGATCGTGGATCGCACAGCGGATTATGTCCTTGGCCAAACCAATTTCACCAATCAGGACATCATGACCAACCAATATTCTATTTATACACCGACGGGGTTGGCCTTTGACGCGGCCACCAACCGGTTGTTCGTGGTTGCTCAGAGGCACCATCGCGTCATGGTTTTTGATGTGGCCTCGATCACGAACGGAGAAAACGCCATCCATGTCCTGGGGCAACCCTCGTTCACCACGTCGGGAACGGCGAACACACAAAGCGGACTGAACGACCCCTATGGAGTTGCCTTAGAACCCGGGACATCGCGCCTTTACGTTACAGCCTCCGGTAACAATCGAGTCCTTGTCTATGATGTATCAACAATAACGGACGGAGAAGACGCCATCCATGTTTTGGGCCAACCCAACTTCACCTCCCAGCCCTCTTCCCTCGCCCAAAACCGCTTGCGCACCCCCACATCGGTCACTCACGATGGAAATAACCATCTCTATGTGGCTGATTATGGAAACAATCGGGTTATGGTCTTTGACACCGCGGTGATTACCGATGGAGAAAATGCGGTGAACGTTCTGGGTCAACCCGATTTCACTTCCGCTACAGTCAGCCTGACCGCAGCCGCGTTCACCCCCTGGAGTGTGGCAATTGATCGCACCGTAAATCGATTGTTTGTAAGCGATACAACGAATAACCGAATTCTTGTTTTTGACACGACTATCATCACAGACGGAGAAGACGCCATCAACGTTTTGGGTCAAACGGATTTCACCACAGGCACCGAGGGTTACAATGCCGGTAAATTGAATTTTCCCATGGGAATCGTTTTCGAGCCTGGTATGAACCGCCTCTATATCGCTGACCAGGAAAACAACCGCGTTCTGGTTCACTCCGTGGGGCCTGTTCCGCCCTCCACATCTACCGTCACCGTGGGGATGGGGTCACAGGCCGGAGCCATTGACCTCAGTTGGCCCTCCGCGGGGGACGACGGTGTGTTCAATCCATTGACCGGGGTTTACCGCATCCAATATTCCACCTCGGCCGCCACCGCCTGGAGCACCAGCGCCACTCCCGCCGGAGCCTACACGGCCACGATTCCCGCCACCGGCGTCATTCCCGGCGTGGTTCAATCCACCACCGTCATCGTGGGTCTCGATCAGCCCTGGTATTTCGTCCTCTGGACCCAGGACGATGCCTCCAACTGGTCCGCCATTTCATCCACCGTTTCCGCTTCGCCTTACATGCCCCCACCAACCCCCGCCTCAACGATTTTTACTGCCCGGTCCGAAAACACGATCTCCGCCTCCTGGGCCTCCTCCGTGGGAGCGTCCAGCTACACCTTTGTGGTCTCTGCGGCCCCGGACAATCCCCCCGTCTCCGTGGCGGGGTCCAGCAACACGGTGGCCCTCTCCGCCACCGTTAATTCTCTCACCCCCAACACCACCTATTTTGGCTTTGCGAAAGCCTGCGACGGCGTGGGCTGTTCCGCCTTCACTGCCTTTGGTTCCACCGTGACCTGGGCCAATCCGCCCCTTGCGCTCTCGACAACAGCGTTCACCTCCACATCTATTTCACTCAGTTGGAACACCAACGGGAATCCCACGGGAACCACCTACGAAATCGAACACGCCACCGATGGCGTTACCTTTTCCTCCGCGCTCATAACGACCTCGATCGCGCCCACCCTTTCAGGGCTCACCCCGGCCCTCACCTACACTCTGCGCGTCCGATCCCTCAGCCACGACGACACGACCAGCGCATACTCCGCCACCATCGCTGTTCTGCTTCCTGACACTCTCCCCTCTCTGCCTCTGAACCTCCTCGGCACCATCGGATCCGGGATGATTACCTACACCTGGAACCCCGTCACCACCAACGAACTGGGTGAACCGCTCACCTCTGAAGCGCGTTATGAGTTCTCTGAATCCGATACCCCCACTGGAACGTTCACCCCTCTCGCTCTTTCCACCGCCACCACCTACGGCCCCGTGACCCCCGCTGGGGTTGAACGGTTTTATCGCGTTCGCACAGAAGTCGAAACCCTTTTCTCCCTGCCCTCCACGGTCATCGACAACGTGCGCGCTGGCCGTTATGTCTATGCCTCCAACCTCGGCACCGCCCTCACTTCTCCCCAGGGTCTCTTAACCGGGTCTGGCAATCCCCGCCACATCATTTCCTTATCCGATCGGCCCGTCACCGACGGCGCTCTGGTGGCCGTCGACATTTCGGTGGTGGATGGTCTCACCGGCACTCCAGCGACGAACGTCACCTTTTCCCCCTCCGGCCAATTATCCGTCCCACTCCCCGGCGTTTCCAGCGGTGAACGATCAGTCGAATATTTCAATGGGTCTGCCTGGGTCTTGGCCGGCACAGCCCGCATCCTCTCCCCCAACCTCGCCCAGTTCAGCTTTGGCCGCACCGGGGGTTACCGGCTCATGGGCTCTAAGTCCAGCGACGTGGTCCAATCGGTCATTGCCCGCGTCTTCACCCCCAACGGCGACGGAAGAAACGACGTGACCGTCGTCCGTCTGGATAATCCCAATGGGGAGGCCACCCACGGCACCATCTACGATACCGACGGCGCCCGGGTCGCCGACATGGCCACCGGCCCCGCCCCCGGTTTAAGTTTGACCTGGGACGGCTGTGACGCCAACGGCGCCTCTGTCCCCGGCGGCGTCTACATCTACCAAGTCATTGTCGGTGGTCGCCGCGCCACCGGGACAATCGTGGTGTCCAAATGAAATACCTTCTTCCCATCGCTCTTCTTCTCTTCACGCTTCCCGCGTCCGCCTCTTTCTCTGAATCCGTCACCGGCGGCCGCGCCACGGCTTTGGATGGCGCGCTCACCGCCGCTCCCGGCGATGTCTTTTCTCTCCACTACAACCCCGCCGGGCTCACCGATTTAGACACACCCGAAGCCGGCCTCTTTTACGGTCGAATGTTCAAGGGGCTCTCCGACGGCTCCAACCTCAGCCGATCCTTCTTTGGCTGGGCCTCTCCCACACGATGGGGGGCGTTGGGATTGGCCTACGGCGGCTACAGTCTGGGCAACCTCTACAACGAAGAAACCCTCTCCCTGGGATACGCCCATACGCTCGGCAATCGCTTCCGCTGGGGCACCGCCCTAAAGCATTTAAAGAAATCCGTCGGTCACAATTCCGACACAGACTCCGCTGTGGATCCGCTTGAAGGCACCAGTTTCAACGCTGAAGATCCCACCTACGCGGAATCCCGATCCGCCTCCGCCTGGGACGTCAATCTGGGCGCCACCTGGATCCCCACCCCCCGCTGGCGGTTCGGCGTTACCGGGGTCAATCTTTTGGAATCCGATGTGGGGCTTTCCTCTTCCGACCCCGTACCGCGCGTCTTGAAGGCCGCCGGTTCCTTTTCCTCAAAGATCGGGCTCGCCCTCCTTGAAGTCTCCCGCCGCCGTGTCGGTGCAGAGCATCAGACCAGGCTTCACGGAGGCATCGAGAAATCACTGGGCCGTTTCGCCCTTCGCGCTGGCGGCGGAATGGGGCCAAACGACTACAAACGGGTTTCGGGTGGGTTCTCTGCCAAAATCCAAATCTTGCAAGTGGATTATGGCTTCATGCTTCCCCTCACGGGCGTCAAAGATACTTCAGGCACCCATCAGGTCTCTGTGATCATGCGGTTTGGCCAAAGGACCTCCGATGAATAAGTCTGCCTCTCTTTTCCTGGGACTTTTATTGTTTGGGGTTTCCCGTCTTCACGCCACGGACCCCTGGGCCCAGTGGGCCTTAGAAACAGATGTGGGGGGATCCACCGCCTTGGCATCGCAGACCGTTCGCGCGGAAGGTAAATCAGGATTGTCCGCAGGGGTGATGGTCCGATTTAGCCGCAACGAGATTTGGGACACGGGATTTGGCTACAACGTGCTCTCTCTCCAGAACAACAAACGCCTTCGGCCCGCCACGATGGTCGCCGACCGCCGGTTCAGTCCATGGGGAGCCTGGGCCCCCTATCTAAGGCTTGGGGCAGGGCTGTCCACAGATCAGAGCAGTGGGTCCCTTAATCGTCTCGTGGGGCGCGGGGGCGTGGGACTTCGTCGGCCCATGAACGACCGGTGGGAAGTGGGCATAAAATCTGAGGTTTGGTATTCCCCAAGGGCCGGGGAGACGGGCAACGACATGGTTTTCCTGACCGGGGGTATCACGTTTTCCCGATCCTTCGCACGGGCCGTCAAACCAAAGATCGTGAAAGAGCCGGATCCCGTTGAACAGCCCACACCTGAACCCGTGGAGGAGGTCACGAAGGACGTCCCGGTTAGGGAAGAGGGACTTCCCAAACCCGTAAGGATACTCACCGAACCACCCAAACCCCTCCACATCCTGTTCCGGACAGAAGGCTGGAAAATTGACAAGAGCGATGCGGAAGCCAAAGAGAAGGCACTTCAGGCCATGGCCCAGTTCCTCCTAGATTTCCCAACGGTCCCCGCGGAGATTCACGGCCACTCCGATAGCAAGGGCCCGCCAGGATACAACATGGCCCTCTCTCGCCGACGCGCGGAAGCCCTCCGCGAATTGTTCGTCACCCGCTGGGGACTCCCATCCAACCGTTTCGCCCTCTTCGCCCACGGGTCCAAGAAAGCCGTCGCCTCCAACGGCACGCCCCTCGGTCGCGCCAAAAACAGAAGAGCCGTCGTCATCGTCCTTTCCGAATGGCTCCCGTAGTGGGAAAATGATATAAAAATTCAGATAAACGGTTTACCCCCCCGCCACCTTCCCCAAAGGACTGGGAAGATGAACAGAACGCAAGGAGCCCCACTTTGATTATCATCACGAAACAATAAAATACTCGTCCGACAAATTCTCAATTTATAAAAAATGTGGTATGATAATTTCATAATGGACCGAAATATTCAATCGGATTTAATCCGCTGGAAAACATCAAAAACCCGCAAACCCCTCTTATTGGTTGGCCCTCGACAGGTTGGAAAAACCTATGCATTAAAATCCTTTGGAAGCTCCTCCTACGAGAGGGTCCATTATCTTAATTTTGAGGCGAATCCGGGATTGGCTAATATTTTTGATAGAGACCTCAATCCTTTACGGATTATCCAAGAAATTCGCTTCGTTTTAAACTCTCCTCCGCTCAATCCCGAAAAGGACCTCCTCATTTTCGATGAAATCCAACAGGCCCCGCGGGCGTTGACCGCTTTAAAATATTTCGCGGAAGAACACCCGGAATTTTCCGTTTGCTGTGCCGGCTCGCTGTTGGGTGTTCATTTGGGGGAAGATAACTTTCCTGTAGGCAAGGTGGATTTTCTCGATTTGCACCCCTTTTCTTTTGAAGAATTTCTTAGGGGAATTGGCGACGAACGATCTTTACCGTTTTTGATGAATCCCCCATGGGACGCCCCGCTCCCTGGGGTCGTGCATGAACATTTATGGAACATGTTGAAGGCATACCTGGTTGTGGGAGGACTTCCGGAGGCCGTGGCCACTTTCGCATCACTAAAAGACGATCCTCCAACAGCCTTTGAAGCGGTTCGTAAAAAACAGGGGGAACTTCTGACGGCGTATCTCGCGGATGTGGCCAAGCATTCCGGAAAGGAAAATTCCATGCACATCGAGCGGGTTTGGCAAAATGTCCCCACGCAATTGGCGAGAGCATTGGATGGGTCTTCCTCCAAATTCCGGTTTAGGGGCGTTGTTCCCGGGATCAGTGGATACAGCCGTCTCGCGGGGGCCATCGACTGGCTGAAAACCGCTGGCCTTGTCCATAAGATTCCCATCGTCAACAGCGCGCGACTCCCCCTCTCGGCTTTCACCGATGAAAACGTTTTTAAACTCTACCCATTCGATATCGGTCTTTTGGGAGCGTTGGGAGGGCTTTCCCCCAAAGCCATCCTGGATTTCAACTTTGGCACGTACAAAGGCTACGTGGCTGAGAATTTCGTCCTTCAAGAATTGATCACCGCAGGACGGAAAGATGTGGTCTGCTGGCGGGAAAACACCGCGGAGGTCGAGTTTGTGCTAGAGACGGACGGCGCCGTCTTCCCCATTGAGGTTAAATCCGGTTGGATCACCCA
It includes:
- a CDS encoding gliding motility-associated C-terminal domain-containing protein, producing MKYGFSIFSPWLGLLLFFYVAQAADGPIVNGQNAENVVGQSTPDGGPDFDNVGPYDTALLTGLFFPYDIVIDTTTHRLFVTDAAHRILVYDLNTSNILVDRTPEHVIGQLDFYGDAPGTDKHRLLYPKGMDYDAVSNRLFVADYWNHRVLVFDVTSITNGENAIHVLGQPDFTSSPTGTTQNSMNYPYEVCYFGNPGNDRLFVSDYSNNRVLVYDVTSITDGENAIFVLGQLNFTTGTSGVTQSRFNGPTFLDIDRGSNRLFVADRTNNRVMVFDVTSITNGENAINVLGQTTFTSGSAARTQGRLSSPFGISFDNGTQRLFVGDYANHRTMIFDVAVITDGENGVNVLGQPDFTSGTPTTTQNGLYNPYGNALDKEGKILYVADLRNNRILSFDVSTTTIVNGSNAVNVVGQTDGTGGPVYTTQNIFDGVAQNGFRWEYDIAIDTSGHRLFVADYTSHRVLVYNLDTNNTIVDRTADYVLGQTNFTNQDIMTNQYSIYTPTGLAFDAATNRLFVVAQRHHRVMVFDVASITNGENAIHVLGQPSFTTSGTANTQSGLNDPYGVALEPGTSRLYVTASGNNRVLVYDVSTITDGEDAIHVLGQPNFTSQPSSLAQNRLRTPTSVTHDGNNHLYVADYGNNRVMVFDTAVITDGENAVNVLGQPDFTSATVSLTAAAFTPWSVAIDRTVNRLFVSDTTNNRILVFDTTIITDGEDAINVLGQTDFTTGTEGYNAGKLNFPMGIVFEPGMNRLYIADQENNRVLVHSVGPVPPSTSTVTVGMGSQAGAIDLSWPSAGDDGVFNPLTGVYRIQYSTSAATAWSTSATPAGAYTATIPATGVIPGVVQSTTVIVGLDQPWYFVLWTQDDASNWSAISSTVSASPYMPPPTPASTIFTARSENTISASWASSVGASSYTFVVSAAPDNPPVSVAGSSNTVALSATVNSLTPNTTYFGFAKACDGVGCSAFTAFGSTVTWANPPLALSTTAFTSTSISLSWNTNGNPTGTTYEIEHATDGVTFSSALITTSIAPTLSGLTPALTYTLRVRSLSHDDTTSAYSATIAVLLPDTLPSLPLNLLGTIGSGMITYTWNPVTTNELGEPLTSEARYEFSESDTPTGTFTPLALSTATTYGPVTPAGVERFYRVRTEVETLFSLPSTVIDNVRAGRYVYASNLGTALTSPQGLLTGSGNPRHIISLSDRPVTDGALVAVDISVVDGLTGTPATNVTFSPSGQLSVPLPGVSSGERSVEYFNGSAWVLAGTARILSPNLAQFSFGRTGGYRLMGSKSSDVVQSVIARVFTPNGDGRNDVTVVRLDNPNGEATHGTIYDTDGARVADMATGPAPGLSLTWDGCDANGASVPGGVYIYQVIVGGRRATGTIVVSK
- a CDS encoding OmpA family protein codes for the protein MNKSASLFLGLLLFGVSRLHATDPWAQWALETDVGGSTALASQTVRAEGKSGLSAGVMVRFSRNEIWDTGFGYNVLSLQNNKRLRPATMVADRRFSPWGAWAPYLRLGAGLSTDQSSGSLNRLVGRGGVGLRRPMNDRWEVGIKSEVWYSPRAGETGNDMVFLTGGITFSRSFARAVKPKIVKEPDPVEQPTPEPVEEVTKDVPVREEGLPKPVRILTEPPKPLHILFRTEGWKIDKSDAEAKEKALQAMAQFLLDFPTVPAEIHGHSDSKGPPGYNMALSRRRAEALRELFVTRWGLPSNRFALFAHGSKKAVASNGTPLGRAKNRRAVVIVLSEWLP
- a CDS encoding ATP-binding protein — translated: MDRNIQSDLIRWKTSKTRKPLLLVGPRQVGKTYALKSFGSSSYERVHYLNFEANPGLANIFDRDLNPLRIIQEIRFVLNSPPLNPEKDLLIFDEIQQAPRALTALKYFAEEHPEFSVCCAGSLLGVHLGEDNFPVGKVDFLDLHPFSFEEFLRGIGDERSLPFLMNPPWDAPLPGVVHEHLWNMLKAYLVVGGLPEAVATFASLKDDPPTAFEAVRKKQGELLTAYLADVAKHSGKENSMHIERVWQNVPTQLARALDGSSSKFRFRGVVPGISGYSRLAGAIDWLKTAGLVHKIPIVNSARLPLSAFTDENVFKLYPFDIGLLGALGGLSPKAILDFNFGTYKGYVAENFVLQELITAGRKDVVCWRENTAEVEFVLETDGAVFPIEVKSGWITQAKSLKVFAEKYQPPFRTIISARNLSVDEPHRFVHLPLYLASRLPQFIKTRPIK